From the Aquitalea magnusonii genome, one window contains:
- a CDS encoding efflux RND transporter periplasmic adaptor subunit encodes MPRFISLHRRSLLVAAVLLLAVAVYLLYPRPPASHYLTATVSPMNLEDTVLATGTIKALREVSVGAQVSGQVKSLKVRLGQSVKKGELLAEIDPRTQENSLEDAQASVSSYQSQLKSKLAALLKAKQDFARQQQMLGQQATSQESYDSAKAALDGADADAQQLQAQLQQARISLKTAQLNLGYTRILAPIDGVVVALPVEEGQTVNASQSTPTIVKLAQLDTVTVKAEISEGDVVKVKPGLPVYFTILGEPDRRYQASLRSIDPAPQSYSDSSDSTSTSSTSTSSSSSSSSSTAIYYYGLFDVPNPQHKLRINMTAQVTVVLSQVKGVLAIPANALGVAGKDGRYAVRVLQADGQIQPRQVKIGLNNNVHAQVLSGLRAGEQVVLGEASASTSSSSGHNGPPPMGM; translated from the coding sequence ATGCCCCGCTTTATTTCCCTGCACCGCCGCAGCCTGCTGGTAGCTGCCGTATTGCTGCTGGCCGTTGCCGTATATCTGCTGTATCCGCGTCCGCCAGCCAGTCACTATCTGACCGCCACCGTCAGCCCGATGAATCTGGAAGATACCGTACTGGCCACCGGCACCATCAAGGCCCTGCGCGAAGTCAGCGTGGGTGCGCAGGTGTCCGGCCAGGTGAAGTCGCTCAAGGTGAGGTTGGGCCAGAGTGTGAAGAAGGGTGAGCTGCTGGCGGAAATCGACCCGCGCACCCAGGAGAATTCGCTGGAAGATGCCCAGGCCTCGGTCAGCAGCTATCAGTCACAGCTCAAATCCAAGCTGGCGGCCTTGCTGAAGGCCAAGCAGGATTTTGCCCGCCAGCAGCAGATGCTGGGTCAGCAGGCCACCTCGCAGGAAAGCTATGACAGCGCCAAGGCTGCGCTGGATGGTGCCGATGCCGACGCCCAGCAACTGCAGGCGCAGTTGCAGCAGGCCCGCATCAGCCTGAAAACCGCCCAGCTTAATCTGGGCTATACCCGCATCCTCGCCCCGATTGACGGGGTGGTGGTGGCCTTGCCGGTGGAAGAGGGCCAGACGGTGAATGCCAGCCAGTCCACTCCCACCATCGTCAAACTGGCGCAACTGGACACCGTGACGGTAAAGGCAGAAATATCCGAGGGTGATGTGGTCAAGGTCAAGCCCGGTCTGCCGGTGTACTTCACCATCCTGGGCGAGCCGGATCGGCGCTATCAGGCCAGCCTGCGCTCCATTGATCCTGCGCCGCAGTCCTATAGCGACTCCAGCGACAGCACCAGTACCAGCAGCACGTCCACCAGCTCCAGCTCCAGCAGTTCTTCATCCACCGCCATCTACTACTATGGCCTGTTCGATGTGCCCAATCCGCAGCATAAGCTGCGCATCAATATGACGGCGCAGGTTACGGTGGTGCTCAGCCAGGTGAAGGGTGTGCTGGCGATTCCGGCCAATGCACTGGGTGTGGCGGGCAAGGATGGCCGCTACGCGGTACGGGTGTTGCAGGCGGACGGCCAGATCCAGCCGCGCCAGGTGAAGATCGGCCTGAACAATAATGTGCATGCCCAGGTGTTGTCCGGGCTGCGCGCTGGCGAACAGGTGGTGCTGGGCGAAGCCAGTGCCAGCACCAGCAGCAGTAGTGGTCATAACGGCCCGCCGCCGATGGGGATGTAA
- a CDS encoding PAS domain-containing sensor histidine kinase produces MQPAPRHRYLFFALTALLASLFCTLTMAANPAPHNWLAAHRHWRVGVVLQAPYAQLNPRSHLLEGADVEVMALLAGKMDVTLSWRTFNNQQALDQAVENGEVDISPGMLQTPASLHHWLFSQPYLRVPHKIVGFPDGSGNAVDLDRLSLSERLALDGKSDALRFVRRNYPELPRVEVANDRAALQTVQQQYAEYAIVDEAQLATLLKEPEFSRLAVVGDLGYTHLLRIAVRRDWPELPAVLDRQLQDIPGIRMEQLYARWMLPSYPRLIDSLGFWHRMTLALLLSTLLLAGLFGHQRRQRRWAEKRLLAARLELEARDQAEESLRLTQFSIDNSTVGILWVNWDGRIQYANRAVESMLGFPADQLLQLSLPEVQPSLDNSSWLDLWNQLRNSKTLSSFETRCLKADGQYLPVGVTLSFLKFGRTEYLVVYLNDITEHQKARAALEESEARFKGMASNVPGMVFRLERPAAQHPVRLAFVSDASQTMLGYSPLDLVGMPEGWQDVVADADRASYLQAWQDAANNNRNLAWQGRMRHQGGDMRWVDIKAAVRCFDDGHVVWDGIVWDISANKHNELQLAESRGLLRSLSAHLESVREEEKARIAREVHDELGQILTVLRLETSMCELSFGQSDSKLAERLQAMKKLIEQTFQIVRDVATALRPPVLDAGIGSAIEWQARRFEKRSGIPCLVSVPDSPIALSDARAIGVFRILQEALTNVLRHAEASTVSVGLTCQQDIITLSIADDGKGFDPQAHRQLRSFGLVGIRERVLLLGGKLDIDSQPDQGCTLTIRLPVEEGKEIA; encoded by the coding sequence ATGCAGCCGGCTCCTCGCCACCGATATCTGTTTTTTGCGCTGACAGCCCTGCTGGCAAGCCTGTTCTGCACGCTGACCATGGCGGCCAATCCCGCCCCCCACAACTGGCTGGCCGCACACCGCCACTGGCGGGTAGGCGTGGTGCTGCAAGCCCCCTATGCCCAGCTCAATCCGCGCAGCCATTTGCTGGAAGGTGCCGACGTGGAGGTCATGGCCCTGCTGGCCGGCAAAATGGATGTCACCCTGTCCTGGCGCACCTTCAACAACCAGCAGGCACTGGATCAGGCGGTGGAAAACGGCGAAGTGGATATCTCGCCCGGCATGCTGCAAACCCCGGCCAGCCTGCATCACTGGCTGTTCTCCCAGCCCTACTTGCGGGTGCCGCACAAGATTGTCGGCTTCCCTGACGGCAGCGGCAATGCGGTGGACCTGGACCGGCTATCACTAAGCGAACGGCTGGCACTGGACGGCAAGAGCGATGCACTGCGCTTTGTGCGGCGCAATTATCCCGAGTTGCCGCGGGTGGAGGTGGCCAACGACCGCGCCGCCCTGCAAACCGTGCAACAGCAATATGCCGAATACGCCATTGTCGACGAAGCCCAGTTGGCCACCCTGCTCAAAGAGCCGGAGTTCTCCCGCCTGGCGGTAGTGGGTGATCTGGGCTACACCCACCTGCTGCGCATTGCGGTACGGCGCGACTGGCCGGAACTGCCTGCCGTGCTGGATCGCCAATTGCAAGACATCCCCGGCATCCGCATGGAACAACTGTATGCGCGCTGGATGCTGCCCAGCTACCCGCGGCTGATCGACTCGCTGGGTTTCTGGCACCGCATGACACTGGCTTTGCTGCTTTCCACCCTGCTGCTGGCCGGCCTGTTCGGCCATCAGCGCCGTCAGCGCCGCTGGGCCGAAAAGCGCCTGCTGGCGGCCAGACTGGAGCTGGAAGCCCGCGACCAGGCAGAAGAATCACTACGCCTTACCCAGTTTTCCATCGACAACAGCACCGTGGGCATTCTGTGGGTCAACTGGGATGGCCGCATCCAGTATGCCAATCGTGCCGTGGAAAGCATGCTGGGCTTCCCGGCCGACCAGTTACTGCAACTGTCCTTGCCGGAAGTGCAGCCCTCGCTGGACAACAGCAGTTGGCTGGACCTGTGGAACCAGTTGCGCAACAGCAAGACCCTGAGCAGCTTTGAAACACGCTGCCTGAAAGCGGACGGACAGTATCTGCCGGTGGGCGTCACCCTGAGCTTTCTCAAGTTTGGCCGCACCGAATACCTGGTGGTTTACCTGAACGACATCACCGAGCACCAGAAAGCCCGTGCTGCACTGGAAGAAAGCGAAGCCCGCTTCAAGGGCATGGCCAGCAATGTGCCGGGCATGGTATTCCGGCTGGAGCGACCGGCAGCACAGCACCCGGTACGGCTGGCCTTTGTCAGCGACGCCAGCCAGACCATGCTGGGCTATAGCCCGCTGGATCTGGTAGGCATGCCGGAAGGCTGGCAGGACGTGGTGGCCGATGCAGACCGCGCCAGCTACCTACAGGCCTGGCAAGACGCAGCCAACAACAACCGCAACCTGGCCTGGCAGGGCCGCATGCGCCATCAAGGCGGCGACATGCGTTGGGTGGACATCAAGGCAGCCGTGCGCTGTTTTGACGATGGCCATGTAGTATGGGATGGCATCGTATGGGACATCTCGGCCAACAAGCACAATGAATTGCAATTGGCCGAATCGCGTGGTTTGCTGCGCAGCCTGTCCGCCCACCTGGAATCGGTGCGGGAGGAAGAAAAAGCCCGTATCGCCCGCGAAGTCCATGATGAGCTGGGCCAGATTCTCACCGTATTGCGGCTGGAAACCTCGATGTGCGAACTGAGCTTCGGTCAGAGCGACAGCAAGCTGGCCGAACGCCTGCAAGCCATGAAAAAGCTGATCGAGCAGACCTTCCAGATCGTGCGCGACGTCGCCACCGCACTGCGCCCGCCGGTGCTGGACGCCGGCATCGGTTCGGCCATCGAATGGCAGGCGCGGCGCTTTGAAAAACGCAGCGGCATTCCCTGCCTGGTGTCGGTGCCGGACAGCCCCATCGCGCTGAGCGACGCGCGCGCCATTGGCGTGTTCCGCATCCTGCAAGAAGCGCTCACCAATGTATTGCGCCACGCCGAAGCCAGCACGGTCAGCGTGGGGCTGACCTGCCAGCAGGACATCATCACCCTGAGCATTGCCGACGATGGCAAGGGTTTCGACCCGCAAGCCCATCGCCAGCTACGCTCCTTTGGCCTGGTAGGCATCCGCGAACGGGTGCTGTTGCTGGGCGGCAAACTGGATATCGACAGCCAGCCGGACCAGGGCTGCACCCTGACCATCCGCCTGCCGGTAGAAGAAGGAAAGGAAATCGCGTGA